One Paenibacillus sp. FSL H7-0737 DNA segment encodes these proteins:
- a CDS encoding DUF5057 domain-containing protein produces MKFASNKRIYLFTVTILLLLLLVLPLKNHFTNVEASSNDYQIRMLEVTENGVSELASLKTGISGLIIDTMSMKRFVALRDDLDGRYDAIYIGKGTYSTSGVSGKDHNTKAVMNDITNLKAKEITNYFINKGLYVLINKEPFDKQTTNQRGILYNTFNTYRTLTPKSNVKFVDNNELNTWIENLKKDPSAQKDLLKQRPRIQITNKANIIDYSQNQEHVYKPGNTLSFKFNVSNVNSLNERPILAKLYMSVDKSIKMTENDVVAVQTLNQDPNGEIVYKLPNTYSGLLYWKLEIVDHLNPNKLKDFDSGTIQFLGKKTIVNILQVLPTIPNSERSSSLLRPENMTQSFLSNSSYELKITTKTISEFNTDIATQYTKDNKYGLNGVYDMLIFGFRDIYNDKAVLSELATQAVIDFTEVTKQSVMFTHDTVYQNNSNWVKNFKKITGQIEPETNLGLNAPNPSTTVKPINDGLLTQYPFYLSTINANNEQTNIITPQIATTHNQYFTLNLEDPSVIPWYNIIGSSRDVDDSWNHYYTYSKGNVTYSGTGHVFGTSSVQFPVWEQKLFVNTMYRAYIGANHAPEITVSTPQQDEIKPSYQNELLIDYVVEDPDLKDRDLFTTIRFKSGNTYLPNTGMAEKAILSGETIHQVFPNPLPRGGKLTIEITARDKQGAYAAPKIIDITILEAKSNLELSRELSTNVSTNGEVAKNEPFTITYIIQAKPVPFEEVSTTNQSSEHQVISNIVFRDILPANIKLEASGLPDGMTNPSGSVGTGLALEKSLNNITYTLKNVNGIKTFLPDSNEPIKFSINVSANVAATYKFDNALVDFVDIHAVPSASPTPTATAVVTASPTPSTTNFNPSVSTTGSGLGIAGDYNAFIFGKATVTASLKGNLAAGGDVTTSGVDINMSNGNKVPYAIVTGGNLNFTNGTVYGNIIHQGEFNRVDSGSIISGTYTKVNDTLIDFSAAKKYYENLSNQLAAVPQNGTTELKDGGLYVTGNRAVNIFNFTANYFNQTGWTNVTALSGSTMIYTITGSTVNVHKAFALPQDTTGNNILYNFPDATTVNISGVEIRGSILAPKAALSISNGNVYGNVIAASLNTASCLIDILPYRGPVPVPTPTSTPSPTPTSIPSPTVTPSPTSNPPVRTTIKFPEMTITAIDRITTLELSGAQLLLGDSQMLHLIIKPSEKFNQLIWTSSNDNIVSVSPLGVVFGNKVGSAEITVASNDGSNLISKATVTVLDPQLNIEGPNRALVNEKIDFTADYKNTNESGVQYSWSIVDANGLPTNNVTLDTLDSTPKTTSFTANKSGEYRLTVTVTSNLNSIGIRKTIPITVGLDSLTITGPKKVPYEGTTDLSVSTIPDSASNEQFEWSLVNDSDLKYAGFVTVDNPIPVSKIITYDKRVSVKGLESKNDIQIQVKAVGITSNIHNIIVPKPGLVFYPDSGIIMEGESLNLLTLLNTRDPFGALPTSLINKMHWEIVSNKSGEDASKPAILQVQNGLYRGISKGQATIRAYYFTLSNEMIEAFYTIYIIGSQDTIENRY; encoded by the coding sequence ATGAAATTTGCCAGTAACAAACGGATCTATCTTTTTACAGTAACGATCTTACTTCTCCTTCTGCTTGTTCTGCCACTCAAAAATCACTTCACGAATGTCGAAGCCAGTTCAAATGACTATCAGATTCGTATGCTTGAGGTTACGGAGAATGGAGTTAGTGAGCTTGCGTCTCTAAAAACCGGAATATCTGGCCTTATCATTGATACGATGAGTATGAAGCGCTTTGTGGCGCTGCGGGATGATCTGGATGGAAGATACGATGCGATTTATATCGGGAAGGGGACTTACAGTACGAGTGGGGTCTCCGGAAAAGATCATAATACCAAAGCAGTTATGAATGACATAACTAATTTAAAAGCGAAAGAAATCACCAATTATTTTATTAATAAAGGACTTTACGTATTAATCAACAAAGAGCCGTTTGATAAGCAAACAACTAATCAGCGTGGAATATTGTACAACACCTTTAATACCTACCGGACATTAACACCAAAATCAAATGTTAAGTTCGTCGATAACAATGAGTTAAATACATGGATCGAAAATTTGAAGAAAGATCCTTCCGCTCAGAAGGATCTTTTAAAGCAACGTCCTCGTATTCAAATTACTAATAAAGCTAACATTATTGATTACAGCCAGAACCAGGAGCATGTTTATAAACCTGGAAATACTCTTAGTTTTAAATTCAATGTATCAAATGTAAACAGTCTTAACGAACGCCCTATCCTAGCAAAATTGTACATGAGTGTAGATAAGTCGATTAAAATGACCGAAAATGATGTCGTGGCTGTACAGACTTTGAATCAAGATCCTAATGGCGAAATCGTATACAAACTTCCTAATACATACTCTGGTCTTTTGTACTGGAAGTTAGAAATTGTAGACCACTTAAATCCGAACAAATTAAAAGACTTTGACAGTGGCACGATTCAATTCCTTGGCAAGAAAACAATCGTTAATATTCTTCAGGTATTGCCTACTATTCCTAATAGTGAAAGAAGTAGCAGTCTTCTCAGACCTGAAAATATGACGCAAAGTTTCCTAAGTAATAGCAGTTACGAATTAAAGATTACTACTAAGACCATTTCTGAATTTAATACCGATATTGCGACTCAGTATACCAAAGATAATAAATATGGACTTAACGGCGTATACGATATGCTCATATTCGGATTTCGTGATATTTATAATGACAAAGCTGTATTAAGTGAACTTGCTACCCAGGCTGTTATTGATTTTACAGAGGTTACTAAACAGAGCGTCATGTTCACACATGATACGGTATATCAGAATAATAGCAATTGGGTCAAGAATTTTAAGAAAATTACGGGTCAAATCGAACCGGAAACAAACTTAGGTCTAAACGCTCCTAATCCATCAACTACAGTCAAACCAATTAATGATGGCTTACTAACGCAATACCCTTTTTACTTGAGTACTATTAATGCAAACAATGAGCAGACAAACATTATTACACCACAGATAGCAACAACACATAATCAATACTTTACTTTAAATCTAGAGGATCCTTCAGTCATCCCTTGGTATAACATTATAGGAAGTTCACGGGATGTTGATGATAGCTGGAACCACTACTACACCTACTCTAAAGGAAATGTAACATACTCTGGTACTGGTCACGTATTTGGAACATCCAGCGTTCAGTTCCCGGTATGGGAGCAAAAGCTCTTCGTCAACACAATGTACCGAGCTTATATTGGTGCTAATCATGCGCCAGAAATCACGGTATCTACGCCACAGCAAGATGAAATAAAACCGTCTTATCAGAATGAGCTCTTAATAGATTATGTAGTCGAAGATCCCGATTTAAAAGATCGCGATTTATTTACAACTATTCGTTTTAAGTCCGGGAATACCTATTTACCTAATACAGGGATGGCTGAGAAGGCTATTCTTTCGGGAGAGACCATTCATCAGGTATTCCCAAACCCTCTCCCTAGAGGTGGTAAACTAACAATAGAAATTACAGCGCGTGATAAACAAGGCGCTTATGCAGCTCCAAAAATCATTGATATTACTATTTTAGAAGCTAAATCGAATCTTGAATTATCACGGGAGTTGTCAACCAATGTTAGCACTAACGGCGAAGTAGCAAAAAATGAACCTTTTACTATTACTTATATCATCCAAGCCAAACCTGTTCCATTTGAGGAAGTAAGTACAACCAATCAATCATCTGAACATCAAGTAATTTCAAACATTGTATTCCGTGACATTCTTCCAGCGAACATTAAGCTTGAAGCATCAGGCTTACCTGATGGGATGACCAACCCTTCTGGTAGTGTTGGAACAGGACTAGCATTAGAGAAGTCACTTAATAATATTACTTATACATTAAAGAACGTGAATGGGATTAAGACTTTCCTGCCTGATTCCAATGAGCCCATCAAATTTTCAATTAATGTATCAGCAAATGTAGCCGCAACTTATAAATTCGATAACGCCTTAGTTGATTTCGTAGATATTCATGCTGTTCCTTCTGCATCTCCTACTCCAACGGCAACAGCAGTTGTTACGGCTAGTCCAACACCTAGTACTACTAATTTCAACCCATCCGTTTCTACAACCGGCTCCGGGCTTGGAATTGCTGGTGATTACAATGCTTTTATATTTGGAAAAGCCACAGTGACTGCTTCTTTGAAAGGTAATTTGGCAGCTGGGGGTGATGTAACTACTAGTGGAGTGGACATTAACATGTCTAATGGCAACAAAGTACCTTATGCTATCGTTACTGGTGGAAACCTGAATTTCACCAATGGTACTGTGTATGGAAATATCATTCACCAAGGAGAATTCAACAGAGTTGATAGTGGTAGCATTATCTCAGGAACATACACGAAGGTTAATGATACACTAATCGATTTTTCAGCAGCTAAGAAATATTACGAGAATCTATCTAATCAATTAGCGGCAGTTCCGCAAAATGGAACAACAGAGCTGAAAGATGGTGGTTTATATGTGACAGGAAACCGTGCTGTTAACATATTTAACTTTACCGCAAACTATTTTAATCAAACAGGATGGACTAATGTTACTGCTCTTTCAGGTTCTACTATGATCTATACCATTACCGGATCAACTGTTAATGTCCATAAAGCCTTTGCTCTGCCTCAAGATACGACAGGAAACAACATCCTTTATAACTTTCCAGATGCAACAACGGTCAATATCTCAGGAGTTGAAATTAGAGGTTCGATCCTAGCTCCCAAAGCAGCATTAAGTATTAGCAACGGGAATGTTTATGGAAATGTAATCGCTGCTTCCCTGAATACTGCATCATGCTTAATTGATATTCTGCCATACAGAGGACCCGTTCCTGTACCAACACCAACTTCGACACCATCGCCGACACCGACATCAATACCATCGCCAACAGTAACGCCGTCGCCGACTTCTAATCCGCCGGTGCGAACGACCATTAAATTCCCTGAGATGACGATTACCGCTATCGACAGAATAACTACTTTAGAGTTAAGTGGAGCACAACTTTTATTAGGAGATAGCCAAATGCTTCATCTGATTATTAAGCCGTCGGAGAAATTTAATCAACTGATCTGGACATCAAGCAACGATAATATTGTTAGTGTTAGTCCATTAGGCGTCGTGTTTGGTAATAAGGTTGGCTCTGCTGAAATTACAGTAGCCTCTAACGATGGAAGTAATCTTATTAGTAAGGCTACTGTTACTGTCTTGGATCCCCAATTAAATATTGAAGGACCTAACCGCGCTCTTGTAAATGAGAAAATAGATTTCACGGCTGACTATAAAAACACAAATGAATCGGGAGTTCAATATTCATGGAGCATCGTGGATGCAAATGGTTTACCAACAAATAATGTTACTCTTGATACTCTTGATAGCACGCCTAAAACTACCAGTTTCACAGCTAACAAATCAGGAGAGTACAGGTTAACTGTTACTGTAACCTCTAATTTAAATTCAATAGGAATTCGAAAAACGATACCAATAACCGTTGGTCTTGATTCTTTGACAATTACCGGACCAAAAAAAGTGCCATATGAAGGAACCACTGACTTAAGTGTTAGTACCATTCCTGACAGCGCAAGTAATGAACAGTTTGAATGGAGTTTGGTCAACGACAGTGATCTTAAATATGCTGGATTCGTCACGGTAGATAATCCTATTCCAGTTTCCAAAATAATAACTTACGACAAGAGGGTTAGTGTAAAGGGGCTAGAATCGAAAAATGATATACAGATTCAAGTTAAAGCCGTTGGAATCACCAGTAATATCCACAACATAATTGTGCCTAAACCAGGGTTGGTATTCTATCCCGATTCAGGAATAATCATGGAAGGTGAATCCCTAAATTTATTAACACTCTTAAATACACGGGATCCTTTTGGGGCTCTACCTACTAGCCTTATAAACAAAATGCACTGGGAGATTGTTAGCAACAAATCGGGTGAAGACGCTTCTAAACCAGCTATTCTACAAGTACAAAACGGACTCTATCGTGGAATCAGTAAAGGCCAAGCAACGATTAGAGCCTATTATTTCACTTTAAGTAATGAGATGATTGAAGCATTCTACACAATATATATTATTGGATCACAAGATACTATTGAGAATCGCTACTAA
- a CDS encoding PulJ/GspJ family protein — protein sequence MKKSAKRLRSEQGFTLVELIAALTVFAMIVGLISGVTMYGFRSYHKISIQNALRDEADLIMSSIITELYTYSPERLQNISGGIELIKDGSSPRVIRVSGNEVVINGKESGAESGSPLAVQSKMAGSIITASTSDGRSCNVASLCNSGLIQIKLVLKYKGNDADKMELESQFGF from the coding sequence ATGAAAAAATCCGCTAAAAGACTTAGGTCGGAACAAGGTTTTACCTTGGTGGAATTAATTGCGGCACTCACTGTATTTGCAATGATAGTCGGCCTAATATCTGGAGTTACTATGTACGGCTTTCGAAGCTATCATAAAATCTCAATTCAGAATGCTTTACGCGACGAGGCGGATCTGATCATGTCCTCTATTATTACTGAACTCTATACATATAGTCCTGAACGGCTACAAAACATTTCTGGAGGAATTGAATTAATAAAAGACGGGAGTTCTCCGCGTGTAATTCGGGTATCAGGAAATGAAGTCGTTATAAATGGCAAAGAAAGCGGGGCTGAGTCTGGTTCTCCTCTTGCGGTACAATCGAAAATGGCTGGTTCTATCATAACCGCTTCCACATCAGATGGTAGATCATGTAATGTAGCCTCGCTTTGCAACTCCGGTCTGATCCAGATTAAGCTGGTATTAAAGTATAAGGGAAATGATGCAGATAAAATGGAATTGGAAAGCCAATTTGGATTTTAG
- a CDS encoding type IV pilus modification PilV family protein, with translation MKSGLKQEKGFTLIEVLAAIVILSIVSLVLTSYFTNAMSYSKSNQNKTIMVNLARNALFYVEKQDFKEMKDYFITKGNDAIEAEECTLVNCSYSNLFSNMTALANVLNPTVNDIRYKINIIYQPELVDNPFTTPIDKSAVKDYLIPVKVEVRRVENNEQPAYNVMLEGYITDEKIR, from the coding sequence ATGAAATCAGGCCTAAAGCAGGAAAAAGGATTTACATTGATCGAAGTGCTGGCCGCTATTGTGATCTTATCGATAGTTTCACTGGTACTTACGTCTTACTTTACAAACGCCATGAGTTACTCTAAATCGAACCAAAACAAGACGATTATGGTCAATCTGGCGCGGAACGCGCTGTTTTATGTGGAGAAACAGGATTTTAAGGAGATGAAGGATTATTTCATAACGAAGGGGAACGATGCGATAGAAGCTGAAGAGTGTACCCTAGTCAACTGTAGCTATAGTAATTTATTCTCAAACATGACAGCCTTGGCGAATGTATTGAATCCAACAGTTAACGATATCCGTTATAAGATCAATATTATCTATCAACCGGAATTAGTCGATAATCCGTTCACTACTCCAATTGATAAATCAGCTGTAAAGGATTATTTAATACCCGTTAAAGTTGAGGTAAGACGAGTAGAAAATAATGAACAGCCCGCTTATAACGTAATGTTGGAGGGATACATAACTGATGAAAAAATCCGCTAA
- a CDS encoding alpha/beta hydrolase, with product MALIECKFYSEVLGLNTSMTVILPQKTTTQIGMSNVTRGELHPTLYLLHGLSDDDSIWLRRTSIERYVAEMGIAVVMPNVHRSFYTDMAVGGRYWTFISEELPMLARSFFPLSDKREENFVAGLSMGGYGAIKLGLRKPESFAAAASLSGALDMAHNFMNAEDPTVKSKEYEMIFGTEDIAGTPEDLLWLLEEVNRSTGPKPALYQCCGTGDFLYTDNLKFRDACRATSLDFTYDEGPGNHEWGYWDAKIRDILAWLPLSNN from the coding sequence ATGGCTTTAATAGAGTGCAAATTTTATTCGGAAGTACTAGGATTGAATACCTCAATGACTGTAATTTTGCCGCAAAAAACAACCACACAAATCGGGATGAGCAACGTAACTAGAGGCGAACTTCACCCTACGCTGTATTTGCTGCACGGTTTGTCAGACGATGATTCGATCTGGCTTCGCCGGACTTCTATAGAACGATATGTAGCAGAGATGGGAATAGCTGTAGTTATGCCGAATGTACATCGCAGTTTCTACACGGATATGGCGGTTGGAGGCCGTTATTGGACCTTTATTAGTGAAGAGTTGCCAATGCTTGCGCGCTCGTTTTTCCCATTGTCAGATAAACGTGAGGAGAACTTTGTAGCTGGACTATCGATGGGTGGTTACGGGGCGATCAAGCTGGGACTGCGTAAACCGGAGTCTTTTGCAGCGGCAGCGAGTCTGTCAGGAGCACTCGATATGGCGCATAATTTCATGAACGCGGAAGATCCTACCGTCAAAAGCAAAGAATACGAAATGATCTTCGGAACAGAAGATATCGCCGGAACGCCCGAAGACCTTCTATGGCTGCTTGAGGAAGTGAACCGCTCCACAGGACCGAAACCAGCGCTGTATCAATGCTGTGGCACAGGAGATTTCCTGTACACAGATAACTTGAAATTCCGCGATGCATGCCGAGCAACCTCCCTTGATTTCACCTACGATGAAGGTCCTGGCAACCATGAATGGGGCTACTGGGATGCCAAAATCCGCGATATATTGGCTTGGCTACCGTTGAGTAATAACTAG
- a CDS encoding phosphoenolpyruvate hydrolase family protein — MNKNTRTEIMAKFREEVANGKILLGVGAGTGITAKSSEAGGADMLIVYNSGRYRMAGRGSLAGLLSYGDANQIVVEMGSEVLPVVKNTPVLAGVCGTDPFRVMEVYLKQLKEQGFSGVQNFPTVGLIDGVFRQNLEETGMGYGLEVDMIRAAHELDMLTTPYVFDPEQAKAMAEAGADILVAHMGLTTKGTIGAKTALTLDDCVERIEAIIKAGKAVNPDIMVICHGGPIAEPEDAAYVIERTEGIDGFFGASSIERFAAEKGITEQTGLFKKITKQA, encoded by the coding sequence ATGAACAAAAATACAAGAACTGAAATCATGGCGAAGTTTAGAGAAGAAGTGGCAAATGGAAAGATTCTTTTAGGCGTGGGAGCCGGCACAGGAATTACTGCAAAAAGCAGTGAAGCTGGCGGAGCAGATATGCTGATTGTTTATAATTCAGGAAGATACAGAATGGCAGGTCGTGGATCACTGGCAGGGTTATTATCTTATGGGGATGCCAACCAAATCGTAGTCGAAATGGGTTCTGAGGTATTGCCAGTTGTGAAAAATACTCCCGTATTAGCAGGCGTATGTGGAACGGATCCTTTTAGAGTGATGGAGGTTTATTTAAAACAACTTAAGGAACAAGGTTTCAGTGGCGTGCAAAACTTCCCAACCGTTGGTTTGATTGATGGCGTATTCAGACAGAACCTTGAAGAGACTGGGATGGGGTATGGTTTAGAAGTAGATATGATTAGAGCAGCGCATGAATTGGATATGCTCACCACTCCTTACGTATTTGATCCTGAACAAGCTAAAGCTATGGCAGAAGCAGGCGCAGATATTCTGGTGGCGCATATGGGCTTGACTACCAAAGGTACAATTGGAGCTAAGACCGCTCTTACTTTAGATGATTGTGTAGAAAGAATTGAAGCGATTATTAAAGCAGGGAAAGCGGTAAATCCAGATATTATGGTTATTTGCCACGGTGGACCGATTGCTGAGCCAGAGGATGCGGCGTATGTAATTGAACGGACAGAAGGTATAGACGGATTCTTTGGTGCATCCAGTATTGAAAGATTTGCTGCTGAAAAAGGGATCACAGAACAGACTGGATTATTTAAAAAAATCACCAAACAAGCATAA